A DNA window from Syngnathus typhle isolate RoL2023-S1 ecotype Sweden linkage group LG2, RoL_Styp_1.0, whole genome shotgun sequence contains the following coding sequences:
- the mfn2 gene encoding mitofusin-2: MSLVFPRPNTNAVHGKKDKRLMAEVNASPLKHFVTAKKKINGIFEQLGAYIKESSSFLDDAHKNEELDPITTEEQVQEVRSYLTKVAGIGEVLARRHMKVVFFGRTSNGKSSVINAMLCDKVLPSGIGHTTNCFLRVEGTDGNEAFILTEGSEEKKSIKTVNQLAHALHQDEDLDAGSLVCVMWPKAKCALLRDDLVLLDSPGIDVTTELDSWIDKFCLDADVFVLVANSESTLMQTEKSFFHKVNERLSSPNIFILNNRWDASASEPEYMDEVRRQHMDRCTNFLVHELGVVDQAQASDRIFFVSAKEVLQARVQKAQGMPETGGALADGFQARMFEFQNFERRFEECISQSAVKTKFEQHTVRAKQISEALRHIMDAVHIAAQEQRVYCLETKDDRQDRLEFIDKQLDLLTMDCKSRIKKITEEVERQVSNCMAEEIRKLHVLVDDFHMDFHPSQVVLKVYKKELHRHIEECLGKNMSDRCSTTISTALQTTQAEMIEGLKPLLPNPAREQVDKLVPRQCFSLSYDLACDKLCSDFQEDISFHFSLGWTMLVNRYLGPKNTRRALMGYSDQIPRTLALTPVSASMPPFPQNSMTQEELMVSMVTGLASLTSRTSMGVLVVGGVIWKAVGWRLIALSVGLYGLLFVYERLTWTTKAKERAFKRQFVDYASEKLQLIVSYTGSNCSHQVQQELAGVFAQLCQQVDVTRQNLEDEITDMNSKIELLDTMQSKAKLLRNKAGWLDSELNMFTQQYLHQSK, encoded by the exons ATGTCTCTGGTTTTCCCACGACCCAACACCAACGCAGTCCACGGCAAGAAGGATAAGAGACTAATGGCGGAGGTGAACGCGTCGCCACTCAAGCATTTTGTCACCGCGAAGAAGAAGATAAATGGGATCTTTGAACAGTTAGGGGCCTACATTAAGGAGAGTTCATCATTTCTCGATG ATGCTCACAAAAATGAAGAGCTGGATCCAATCACTACGGAAGAACAGGTACAGGAGGTTCGAAGTTACCTTACCAAGGTAGCAGGGATCGGAGAAGTGCTCGCTCGGAGACACATGAAGGTGGTGTTCTTTGGGAG gACCAGTAATGGGAAAAGCTCGGTCATCAATGCTATGCTGTGTGACAAGGTTTTGCCTTCTGGTATTGGACACACCACAAACTGTTTCCTGAGGGTGGAGGGAACGGATGGGAATGAAGCTTTTATTCTGACTGAAGGCTCTGAGGAGAAGAAAAGCATTAAG ACAGTGAACCAACTGGCACACGCTCTCCACCAGGATGAGGACCTGGATGCAGGCAGCTTGGTCTGCGTCATGTGGCCTAAAGCCAAGTGTGCTTTGCTCAGGGATGATCTGGTCTTGTTGGACAG TCCAGGTATTGACGTGACCACAGAACTTGACAGCTGGATCGACAAGTTCTGCTTGGATGCAGATGTGTTTGTGCTTGTGGCAAACTCCGAGTCAACACTGATGCAGACG GAAAAGTCATTTTTCCACAAAGTCAACGAACGACTTTCCAGTCCGAACATCTTTATCCTTAATAACCGTTGGGATGCCTCAGCCTCTGAACCTGAATACATGGATGAG gTGCGGAGACAACATATGGACCGCTGTACCAATTTCCTCGTGCACGAGCTCGGTGTTGTGGACCAAGCTCAGGCCAGTGACCGCATCTTCTTCGTCTCTGCCAAGGAGGTTCTCCAAGCACGTGTGCAGAAAGCTCAAGGAATGCCTGAAACAG GTGGCGCTCTTGCtgatggatttcaagctagaatGTTTGAGTTTCAGAACTTTGAGAGGCGATTTGAG GAGTGCATCTCTCAGTCAGCGGTGAAGACAAAGTTTGAGCAGCATACAGTGCGGGCCAAGCAGATCTCGGAAGCTTTGCGGCACATCATGGACGCCGTGCACATTGCTGCACAAGAGCAGAG GGTCTACTGCCTTGAGACCAAAGATGACCGTCAGGACCGACTGGAGTTTATAGACAAGCAGTTGGATCTTCTGACTATGGACTGTAAGTCCAGGATCAAGAAAATCACAGAAGAGGTGGAGAGACAG GTTTCCAATTGCATGGCAGAAGAAATCAGGAAGCTTCACGTGCTGGTGGATGATTTTCACATGGACTTCCACCCATCACAAGTTGTTCTCAAAGTCTACAAGAAA GAGCTCCACCGGCACATAGAAGAGTGTCTGGGCAAGAACATGTCAGACAGGTGCTCCACCACAATTAGCACAGCTCTTCAGACCACGCAGGCAGAAATGATAG AGGGTCTGAAGCCTCTTCTACCCAACCCAGCCAGAGAGCAGGTGGACAAGCTGGTTCCTCGCCAGTGTTTCAGTCTAAGTTATGACCTGGCTTGCGATAAGCTTTGCAGTGACTTCCAGGAGGACATCAGCTTTCACTTCTCTTTGGGCTGGACGATGTTGGTCAACCGCTATTTAGGGCCCAAAAACACTCGACGAGCCCTCATGGGCTACAGTGACCAG ATCCCTCGAACTTTGGCACTCACTCCTGTCAGCGCCAGCATGCCTCCATTTCCACAAAACTCCATGACTCAGGAGGAGCTGATGGTGTCCATGGTGACCGGACTTGCCTCCCTCACTTCCCGGACCTCCATGGGTGTCCTTGTCGTTGGTGGTGTG aTCTGGAAGGCCGTGGGCTGGCGTCTGATCGCTCTGTCTGTGGGTCTCTACGGGCTCCTCTTCGTCTATGAGCGCCTCACCTGGACGACaaaggccaaagagcgtgcgtTCAAGAGACAGTTTGTTGACTACGCCAGTGAGAAGTTGCAGCTCATCGTCAGCTACACCGGATCCAACTGCAGTCACCAAGTCCAGCA AGAGTTGGCCGGGGTGTTTGCACAGCTCTGCCAGCAGGTAGACGTGACTCGGCAGAATCTTGAAGATGAGATCACTGACATGAATAGCAAGATTGAGCTGTTGGATACCATGCAGAGCAAAGCTAAGCTGCTACG GAACAAGGCGGGCTGGCTGGACAGCGAGCTCAATATGTTCACCCAGCAGTACCTTCACCAAAGCAAGTAA
- the LOC133143131 gene encoding zinc finger protein PLAGL2-like translates to MFHQQEQLKGQLQDSHIANRQLGFHCQECGKEYNTQLGYRRHLVEAHSAGAGLPCSEGTPSLLEHLGAGHIDRPPPAEGNNNAVVAVRERKYSCERCDRRFYTRKDVRRHAVVHTGRRDFLCPRCAQRFGRRDHLTRHLKKSHAHDAGLIPLVTASTPVATSTTTTQCPIKESSPLASDRSSSASKEPVETFTRDMFNSYPITNPVPGMSHPHGLMQVSLSSSMSVGRHMPPPSPHNHHHHLQPLSGPPQQQSYGSMPRYQQGSTSYPRTDVDSFLLDLQGAPPPHLSSVNSSTSTSTSPQREMLAEGMPVGSDPHLVPRNAAISSAELSCTTNMELGPLLGFLPFSLPPYSSHVGMGGLMMGYPPATTATSSPTSSSGLSSQASGPFTFFQPPQAHVPQGPVAHNHSQLPQAYSTSAVSTSSSLPHYYQAFQQ, encoded by the coding sequence ATGTTCCACCAGCAAGAACAACTAAAGGGTCAGCTGCAGGATAGCCACATAGCCAATAGGCAGCTTGGTTTTCACTGCCAGGAGTGTGGGAAGGAATACAACACTCAGCTGGGCTACAGGCGCCACCTGGTGGAGGCTCACAGTGCCGGCGCCGGCCTGCCCTGCTCGGAAGGGACACCGTCGCTGCTGGAGCACCTGGGTGCCGGCCATATTGATCGGCCGCCTCCAGCAGAGGGCAATAATAATGCGGTCGTGGCGGTGAGAGAGAGGAAATATTCCTGTGAGCGATGCGACCGACGTTTTTACACCCGCAAGGACGTACGTCGCCATGCCGTGGTGCACACGGGACGGCGCGATTTCTTGTGTCCCCGTTGTGCTCAGCGCTTCGGCCGCAGAGACCACTTGACCCGTCACTTGAAGAAGAGCCACGCGCATGACGCGGGATTGATACCGCTGGTTACAGCCAGTACTCCCGTGGCGACATCCACCACAACCACCCAGTGTCCCATAAAGGAATCCAGCCCTTTAGCCTCGGATAGAAGTTCGTCCGCCTCCAAGGAACCCGTGGAGACCTTCACCAGGGACATGTTCAACTCCTACCCCATTACCAACCCTGTCCCCGGGATGAGTCATCCGCACGGCCTCATGCAGGTGTCTTTGTCCTCAAGCATGAGCGTCGGTCGCCATATGCCTCCGCCGTCTCCTCACAACCACCATCATCACTTGCAGCCTCTGTCGgggccgccgcagcagcagtcGTACGGCAGCATGCCCAGGTACCAGCAAGGATCTACCTCATATCCTCGCACTGACGTGGACAGTTTCCTGCTGGATCTGCAGGGTGCCCCTCCTCCTCACCTTAGCTCAGTCAACTCTTCTACCTCGACGTCCACCTCTCCTCAAAGGGAGATGCTCGCTGAAGGGATGCCTGTCGGCAGTGATCCCCACCTAGTGCCCAGGAATGCTGCTATCTCCTCAGCTGAGCTTTCCTGCACCACTAACATGGAACTTGGGCCACTGTTGGGCTTCTTGCCTTTCAGCCTGCCACCTTACAGCTCTCATGTCGGAATGGGTGGGCTGATGATGGGTTATCCCCCTGCTACCACCGCCACCTCTTCGCCAACTTCTTCCAGTGGGTTGTCCTCCCAGGCTTCAGGGCCTTTTACATTCTTCCAGCCTCCTCAGGCTCATGTGCCCCAGGGCCCCGTGGCCCACAACCATAGCCAACTACCTCAGGCATACAGCACTTCTGCTGTTAGCACTTCTAGCTCCTTACCTCATTACTACCaggcttttcagcaataa
- the asxl1 gene encoding putative Polycomb group protein ASXL1 — protein MKDKQKRKKERTWAEAARMVLENFSDAPMTPKQILHVIQTKGLKEMRSGTAPLACLVTMLHSQVRGDRVKNSIFFKLPGRMSLFTLKKNALQWTKTSESERQSELGSSAATPTSSTNTPTEGAAVGPTETTEQESCNSTETTASNLALADETSSSVTGPTELQSTSQPQTRLSRAAGLQGRTDSQQVQHVPHAQTRLSRSRQSGRQRKKAVMMPRVVLTPLKVNGEHVPSGPMKRSRGGVDVDFETPGSILVNTNIRALINVRTFSAFPAQSQQQLLQLLPEVDRQVGPDGMARLSSSALNNEFFTHASQSWKERLAEGEFTHEMQVRFRQEMEKEKKVEAWKEKFFEEYHGQKSGLTREESLKLTMGDASEVATSVLDSDSVSVVSTGAPKRRSVGRRRRDGRMRRRTRADLRRRARRTLCKTSSPVLQPAEAPEDVASLETSTVSIGSPMSESTVIQGEVVLQAECDEELPPDHVSIEPKSPIPEPVLLPAPTPTPIPSPESTSDDKEPSISGCLLPEEVAPVLASTSSPSSSSSSSDSSPSSSPSSASDQQGAFTTGLDSSSSSSVSSGAAITTDHLDDTASAVTSVTGETATSSRESSPSDSPAGTPAPSTQHKEQKRRPDETRAFSSFPEKRPRLNDQQSFRTTIDRVHSEKPQPTTEEPKVPPIRIQLSRIKPPWIKGHPTYQICPRIVPPGEASRRSGTGGARTLADIKARAQQARAQREAAAAVAASADGPGPNRVRLRPAAGLPDSNSGQRAQEHPGPIEPGGGSGRGGGGTQEHGKTSETNPSGAQLQHPNVEGKAQPSPSPPANSTTVFSEHPQTTSPSQKGVGRLPVAEEGFIPKSSGIQTPSDRPAVQATDETDTAANCIMSSRERQNKITVSATSPSERLEPVREIRPLAPTSIPDSLPRFGAQGVVVQKLVKSVMPVEVEHEKERGLGGVIQHVSLHEDSQDTDTDSAITHQAEASSPRVDSSGRDDDAGMHSDSTETASDCENESHLDEQQPDQDWCSQMRGYRKVVCSPSLNHQPVIQAHESACHGQTVIQPCFPNGVTHAPQSRTFSHDRRSHNNVVVKVEPVDDCRNTRQCSTEEEYNGRSKPSTYPLSISGTFKKVSTSTRPVSSVEANNPLVTQLLQGSLPLDKVLPPHCADRLEISRPAGPQRRPYNRAEAAVQLPNSEGSVAPQVKSQKSYPVSCLMETPTTPQYQPQQASGAIPVITSPPFTTSSSNHSVGMVVIKESTVHQPSQGAIPNRSQSAHRTILNGPSPTHADPCPTEVVPSLKINWRSPQSQIPLANHQEPAPAPNVKTEVGSKPSCQAIAKASVVVTKKEPLSSMDGYPSGGAMEGLINMEMNLSRMAKKELGKAPYSSYHSSSSSLPFQLYGKISKQGGGLGGVSYTANVSVMDNSSFSRNITDGVLQLRPRMATSQATLSIQTFTDSTAEEVSLKCSCRLKAMIMCQGCGAFCHDDCIGPSKLCVSCLVVR, from the exons ATGAAGGACaaacaaaagagaaagaagGAGCGGACCTGGGCTGAGGCGGCTCGCATG gtgCTGGAGAACTTTTCAGATGCTCCAATGACTCCAAAACAAATTCTTCATGTCATCCAGACCAAGGGGCTGAAGGAAATGCg AAG TGGTACAGCACCTTTGGCCTGCCTGGTGACAATGCTTCACTCCCAGGTGAGGGGAGATCGGGTCAAAAACAGCATCTTCTTTAAGTTGCCCGGACGGATGAGCCTATTCACTCTAAAG AAGAATGCGCTTCAGTGGACAAAGACTTCAGAGTCAGAAAGACAATCTGAGCTGGGAAGCAGCGCCGCTACCCCAACCTCCAGCACCAACACTCCCACAGAGGGCGCAGCCGTTGGCCCCACTGAGACAACTGAGCAGGAGAGCTGCAACTCAACTGAGACCACTGCCTCCAATTTGG CCTTAGCGGACGAAACATCCTCCAGTGTTACCGGACCCACAGAGCTGCAATCTACCAGCCAGCCCCAGACCCGTCTCAGCAGAGCGGCAGGGTTGCAAGGACGGACTGACAGTCAGCAGGTCCAACATGTTCCACACGCCCAGACCAGACTCAGCCGGTCCAGACAG TCAGGAAGGCAGCGGAAGAAAGCAGTCATGATGCCACGTGTTGTCCTCACTCCACTTAAAGTCAACGGAGAGCACGTACCGTCAG GACCGATGAAGAGGAGCCGGGGAGGGGTGGATGTGGACTTTGAAACACCGGGTTCTATCCTTGTCAACACCAACATCAGGGCTCTCATTAATGTGAGAACCTTCTCGGCATTCCCAGCCCAGTCCCAGCAGCAGCTCCTGCAGCTTCTGCCAGAAGTGGACCGCCAA GTTGGACCAGATGGAATGGCCAGACTCAGTAGTTCAGCCCTCAACAACGAGTTCTTTACACATGCCTCCCAAAGCTGGAAAGAGAGGTTAGCTGAAG GAGAGTTCACTCATGAGATGCAGGTGCGATTCCGGCAGGAAATGGAAAAAGAGAAGAAGGTGGAGGCGTGGAAGGAAAAGTTTTTTGAGGaataccatggacagaa GTCTGGCCTGACTAGAGAGGAATCCCTGAAGCTCACGATGGGTGATGCGAGCGAAGTGGCAACAAGTGTCCTGGACAGTGACAGTGTCTCTGTGGTGTCAACCGGTGCCCCTAAGAGACGCAGTGTGGGTCGGCGAAGGAGAGATGGTCGGATGAGGAGACGCACTCGGGCCGATCTGCGTCGTCGGGCCCGTCGGACCCTCTGCAAAACCAGCTCTCCAGTGCTGCAGCCTGCTGAAGCTCCTGAAGACGTTGCTTCTCTGGAAACCTCCACTGTCTCCATTGGTTCTCCCATGTCAGAAAGCACGGTTATTCAAGGTGAGGTGGTGCTGCAGGCTGAATGCGACGAGGAGCTTCCACCGGACCACGTCTCCATTGAGCCAAAGAGCCCCATACCTGAACCAGTCCTACTGCCAGCCCCCACTCCAACTCCAATTCCCAGCCCAGAGTCCACCAGCGACGACAAAGAACCAAGCATTTCAGGCTGTCTGCTGCCCGAAGAGGTTGCACCTGTATTAGCTTCCACCTCATCCCCGTCttcatcctcttcttcctctgatTCGTCACCTTCGTCCTCGCCTTCTTCAGCTTCTGATCAACAGGGAGCATTTACCACTGGCTTGGACTCTTCGTCATCCTCCTCAGTGTCATCTGGTGCCGCAATCACGACGGATCACCTGGATGACACTGCGTCCGCGGTCACCTCAGTCACCGGGGAAACTGCCACCAGCAGCCGTGAAAGCAGCCCCTCTGATAGCCCGGCAGGCACCCCTGCACCCAGCACTCAGCACAAGGAACAGAAACGAAGGCCCGATGAGACGCGAGCGTTCTCCAGCTTCCCCGAAAAGAGGCCACGGTTGAATGACCAGCAGTCCTTTCGTACCACAATTGACAGGGTCCATTCAGAGAAACCGCAGCCGACAACGGAGGAACCCAAGGTGCCTCCAATCAGG ATTCAACTGTCCAGAATCAAACCGCCCTGGATCAAAGGGCACCCCACCTACCAGATCTGCCCCCGCATCGTGCCCCCTGGAGAGGCCTCGCGGAGGTCGGGGACGGGGGGCGCGCGGACGCTCGCAGACATCAAAGCCCGCGCCCAGCAAGCCCGCGCCCAGCGGGAAgccgctgctgctgttgcagCCTCTGCCGACGGGCCAGGGCCGAACAGGGTCCGGCTGCGGCCTGCTGCTGGGTTACCGGATAGCAACAGTGGACAGAGAGCACAAGAACATCCAGGACCGATTGAGCCaggaggaggaagtggaagGGGAGGTGGCGGGACACAGGAACACGGAAAGACTTCTGAAACGAATCCATCTGGAGCACAGCTACAGCATCCCAATGTAGAAGGCAAAGCCCAGCCTTCGCCATCCCCGCCTGCTAACTCAACCACTGTGTTCTCGGAGCACCCGCAGACAACAAGCCCCTCTCAAAAAGGGGTGGGAAGGCTTCCTGTGGCCGAGGAAGGATTTATTCCAAAATCATCCGGTATTCAAACCCCTTCCGACAGACCTGCTGTCCAAGCAACTGACGAGACTGACACGGCGGCAAATTGCATAATGTCTTCTCGCGAAAGGCAAAACAAGATTACTGTGTCTGCTACTTCCCCTTCGGAGAGGCTTGAACCAGTGAGGGAAATTAGGCCACTCGCGCCAACCTCCATCCCTGATTCCCTTCCCAGGTTTGGGGCTCAGGGTGTGGTTGTTCAGAAGCTGGTCAAATCCGTGATGCCCGTGGAGGTTGAgcatgagaaagagagaggcctTGGTGGTGTAATTCAACATGTTTCCCTTCACGAGGATTCCCAGGACACTGACACTGACTCGGCCATAACACACCAAGCAGAAGCGTCATCTCCTCGTGTGGACTCCTCTGGCAGGGATGATGACGCTGGGATGCATAGTGATTCCACAGAAACCGCTTCAGACTGTGAGAATGAGAGCCACCTGGATGAGCAGCAGCCCGACCAAGATTGGTGTTCCCAGATGAGAGGCTACCGAAAGGTCGTTTGTAGCCCTTCTCTGAACCACCAGCCGGTCATCCAAGCGCACGAGTCCGCTTGCCACGGTCAAACGGTCATTCAGCCTTGCTTTCCCAACGGTGTGACTCATGCTCCACAGAGCCGGACCTTTTCTCACGATCGACGGTCTCACAACAACGTTGTTGTCAAGGTCGAACCTGTGGATGATTGCCGGAACACCAGACAGTGTTCTACGGAAGAAGAGTATAATGGACGTAGTAAGCCCTCTACCTATCCTTTGAGTATTTCTGGAACCTTCAAGAAAGTGTCCACTTCCACTAGACCAGTGTCCAGTGTGGAAGCCAACAACCCTCTAGTGACACAGCTTCTACAGGGTAGTCTTCCCCTTGATAAAGTCTTACCCCCACACTGTGCCGACAGGCTGGAAATCAGCCGGCCCGCAGGACCCCAGCGAAGACCCTACAACAGGGCCGAGGCGGCAGTCCAATTACCTAACTCGGAAGGAAGCGTAGCTCCTCAAGTCAAGTCCCAGAAAAGCTACCCTGTGTCGTGTTTAATGGAGACCCCAACTACACCACAGTATCAACCTCAGCAGGCATCCGGGGCCATCCCGGTCATCACCTCGCCGCCGTTCACCACATCCAGCTCTAATCATAGTGTTGGAATGGTAGTTATTAAAGAGTCTACTGTCCACCAGCCCTCACAAGGAGCTATACCAAACAGGAGTCAGTCTGCTCACAGGACCATACTGAATGGCCCGTCGCCAACTCACGCAGACCCTTGTCCCACGGAAGTTGTGCCTAGTCTCAAAATCAATTGGCGATCCCCTCAGTCACAGATTCCCCTTGCCAACCACCAAGAGCCAGCCCCTGCTCCCAATGTAAAGACTGAAGTTGGTTCAAAGCCCTCTTGCCAGGCAATTGCTAAAGCATCCGTTGTTGTCACCAAGAAAGAGCCGCTGAGTTCTATGGATGGATACCCGAGTGGAGGAGCGATGGAGGGACTCATTAATATGGAAATGAATTTGTCTCGGATGGCGAAAAAGGAGCTCGGCAAAGCTCCGTACTCCAGTTATCACTCGTCGTCCTCCTCGCTCCCCTTCCAGCTCTACGGGAAAATCTCCAAGCAGGGCGGGGGTCTCGGTGGCGTCAGCTACACCGCCAACGTATCTGTGATGGACAATAGCAGCTTTTCCCGAAACATAACTGACGGCGTGCTGCAGCTGCGGCCTCGTATGGCCACCAGCCAGGCCACGCTCAGCATCCAGACCTTTACTGACAGTACGGCCGAGGAGGTGTCGCTTAAGTGCTCCTGTCGCCTCAAAGCCATGATCATGTGCCAAGGCTGCGGGGCCTTCTGCCACGATGATTGCATTGGGCCCTCCAAGCTCTGTGTGTCTTGTTTGGTGGTGAGATAA